TCTGCATCTTTCAACATGGAAGCACTCTCGGAAGTGGCTGAGGAGCTACGTCTCAAGTTCTTCAAACACTTTTGGATCATTTTCTTCGATTTCTTTCTGGAAGAAAGGTAGGAGTTGATGCCTTGAACATCCTTTCTCCTTACAGCAGAGAGAAGATCTCTTAAATCTTGCTTTGCAAGCGAGATGAGATCTTTAACTGAACTGCAAGCATCCAATAGCTTAATGTAATCATCAACACATTCCTCAGAAACAATCTGTTGAATGTGAGACAAAAGAAGCAAATCGTCAATGCTCTCATACAAGTTTCTTAGGCCATTTATTTTTCCGTTGAATGATGAGAGCGATGAACAAGTAGCTTCTGAAGATCTCAATCTGGATAAGTTGTCATCAAACTGTGAAAGGGCAGGATGTGATGAAGATGGGAAACTAAGAGAGCGGCCATGGTGAAGAGCCAttgtgtttttcatttttgttgttgatgaAAATAAGGGTTAGAACTGAATTGATGATTGAATGAAGAAGATTGTGATGCCTCAAACAACCATGTAAAGGCTTAATATATAGTAGGAGAGAGGACACAAGGAATCttcattattttctcaatGACAGATGATGGTGAAAAGTCAGTGCtttaaacaatattttatatgcatgAGGAGGTTTCATGTTCTGCTCTTTTGGATGAAACAAAGTTtcagaatataaaaatataatgtctGTAGATCAGCATTCAAAGTcccattattttatatacaacacacactacacacagtTGGCATCTCCATCGGACCTTGCATAGAATAAGAGATGGGGCGAGATACACGTGCATTTCTTTCACTAAATGT
The nucleotide sequence above comes from Salvia hispanica cultivar TCC Black 2014 chromosome 5, UniMelb_Shisp_WGS_1.0, whole genome shotgun sequence. Encoded proteins:
- the LOC125189402 gene encoding uncharacterized protein LOC125189402, whose translation is MALHHGRSLSFPSSSHPALSQFDDNLSRLRSSEATCSSLSSFNGKINGLRNLYESIDDLLLLSHIQQIVSEECVDDYIKLLDACSSVKDLISLAKQDLRDLLSAVRRKDVQGINSYLSSRKKSKKMIQKCLKNLRRSSSATSESASMLKDAESVAISMLESLLSYVLGHESKRSFVSKLMHSKKVSDAENEFNKVESFLQLNQENELVNHIKEMDSDIQVVEEDLESIFRQLIKTRVSLLNILNN